Part of the Eshraghiella crossota genome is shown below.
GATAGATGAACCGGGACTTGTGAAGAATCTGTATGAAAGCTATGAGAAGGAGAATACATTATTTGTAAGGAGCGCATACCTCAGATCCCTGAGAAAATATGATTTTTCGGCATATAAGGATTCTCTTACGGAAAGACTTAATAATCTTAAAAAGGCGGAATATGAACAGAGCGAATTAAAACATATCGCAGAGGAATTACAGGAACTGAAAACAATGGTTGGAACAAAAGGTGAGCGTGAAGCCGTAAGTTTCAGGAATCCCAAAGAACCGGTTCTTATATTTCTTACATGTAAAAAAGAAATGGCAGATATTTTAGCTGAACAGGTAAAAGAAATGACAGGTCTTGTAACCAAAAAAGTATTCTGCGGCGTAGCACTTAAAACAGCAGATATCGGTAAAGTCTCATGTATAAGAACCTATAAAGAACTTCTTTTCCCTCTTAACGGACTGACCGCATACGACGGGGCAGATGTTATAAGGGAAATTATCAAAGGAGATCTTTTTAAACTTCTTGATTCTATGCATGATAAAAAAGATGCTGTATATAATTTCAGGGTATCAGGCAATATAGATGCCATGAAATTCGGCAGGGAAATAGAGACGGCATCCTACGGAAGACTTGTTAATTCGGTGTCAGATTATGATATAGAATTAAGGTTTATACAGAATAAAGAATCAAAGTCAGCCTGCCTTCTAAAACTTTTTACAAAGAAAGACAACCGGTTTGCATACAGGAAAAATCATGTTGCAACATCACTGACTCCTGTCAATGCAGCGGGAATTGTTAAAATGTCGGAGAAATACCTCGAAAAATATGCCCAGGTCCTTGACCCGTTCTGCGGGGTGGGAACTCTCCTCATAGAGAGAAATAAGCTTGTGAGAACAAGAACCATGTACGGAATTGATATTTTTGGAGAGGCCATTGAGGGAGGAAGACAGAATGCCGTCCTTGCAGGCGTCGGAATCAATTATATATGCAGGAATTTTTTCGATTTCAGACATGAATATCTGTTTGATGAGATTATCACTGAAATGCCAAGATTTGATAAAGGCCAGGCGGATGATTTTTACAGACGCTTTTTTGACAAAGCAGTGGAAGTACTCAAAGAAGGGGGGGTTATTATACTGGTTTCAGAAGAAATGGGAATTATCAAGAAGTATTTAAGACTCAATAAGAAATTCAGGCTGATAAACGAGCTTCCCTTTAATTCCAAAGAGAATATTAACATTTATATCATAATGAAAAAACGGAGTGAATAGCATGGACGATTTTACAGGTATTGTACATAATGTTTTTTTGGAACTTTATACGGAACTTAATCTTGAGAGCATAGAACTTTTTCAGATGAATGACGAACAATACGGACATATTGTATGCGCGCTGCCTGAAAAGAAAATACAGGAGCAGACCATAAATTCCCTTCACGGATTCTTGAAAGGAAAGACCTTTAAACTACCGGTATTCATAAGGGATAGAGCCGCAATGTATGTTGCAGTGGTAAAGGATAATATGACGGACGAGGATAAAATCGAATTTACCGAAAAAATCCTTATACTGCAGAATGTTGCTGCGGTAGGCAATTTCAGCGATTCGATTGCGGCATCATATAAGGTAATGGAGGATGCGCTTGACAGAGTTCCTGTGGGTGTGGCGGTCCTTGATAATGAAAGCAGAAGGGTACTTTTGCTTAACAGCGTGGCAGCCCGGTCAGAATCCGTCCAGAGCATTATGGGAAAAGCTCTTAAATTATATACGGATACAGGAAAGCAGACCCTTGAGGATATATATGACAATTCCTCAGGACTATGGTATGACGTTAATTTTTCAGGTTTAAAATGGATTAATGGCGAAGATGTTCTTGTCTGTACGACCATAGATGTAACCCAGAAAATCAGAAACCGGCAGAAAATAGAATATCAGGCCAATAATGACTATTTAACAGGTCTTTTTAACAGAATGAAATGTGAAAGGGACCTTGATGAAATTCTAAAGAATATGAATCCCGGTGAAAAGGGCTGCGTTGTCTTTTTGGACCTTGATAATTTCAAACAGGTAAATGACGGACTGGGACACCAGTACGGAGATGTTCTTTTACAGGAAATAGCATACTCCTTACAGGAGACCGATGGCATAAAAAATTCCTGCTACAGGATGGGCGGGGATGAATTTGTAATTATTGTGAAACCATGGTATTTTGATAAAATCACTGAAATAGTTGATAAAATCAGTAAAAGATTTAATGACATCTGGCATATAATGGATGTCGATTATTACTGCACAATGAGTATGGGAATAGCTGTGTTTCCCGACCAGGGAAAGACTGTTGATGAACTGATTAAAAAAGCCGACTTTGCAATGTATGAGGCAAAGAAAGGCGGTAAAAACCGCTTTTTGTGGTATACCGTGGAGGACGAAGAGCGTAAGTGTGCAGATAACGGGTTCAGGGATTCCATAAAAGAACTTGTAGGCGATGATTGCAGGGATTTTGATATAAATTACCAGCCTGTGTTTGACAAAGACGGCATATTGTACGGTGCGGAGGCACTTGTCAGGATTAATAGCGGCAGCCTTGGCAGGCTTCTTCCCGCAGAGTTTTTACCTACGGCAGAATATCTCGGAATAATGAACCGTATAGGCCATTATGTGTTTGCAAAGGCAGTAAAGACTCTCAAAAAATGGAATGGCACACATCCTGATTTGAAGATGTTTATAAATATGGCACCTACACAGCTTATGATGCCTAAGGCGGCTGAGAATATCATGAATATCATAAAACAGTGGGAAGTAAATCCCGGAAATATATATTGTGATATATCAGAAAAGACTGAATTCCTTGATGAAAAAATGGCACTTGCAACGCTTGAAATATTGAATGGGCACGGCATAAATATATCACTTGATGATTTCGGTTCTGGTAAAATGTCCCTTGGATTTCTGAAAGACAGCCATGCCTCAATGATTAAATTCGATAATTCACTTGTCAAAAAAAGCAGAACTGATGATGTGGAAATAACGATACTCCGCTCAATAACAGAAATTGCGGATATTCTTGACATCGATATAGCGTTTGTAGGAATAGAAGACGATAATGATAATAATATAGCATTAGAAAACAAAGCAGATTATCTGGGAGGTTTCTACTACGGAGAAGCACTTCCGGAAGATGAATTTGAAACAAAATGGTTAAAATAAATTAAAGCGAGGATAATAAAATGGAAAAAACAGCATTAGTAACAGGAGCAGGCAGAGGAATAGGAAAGGCAATAGCGATAGCACTTGCAAAGGAAGGCATGAACGTTGTTGTTAATTATAATGGTTCGGCAGATAAAGCAGAAGAAACGGCAGCAGCTATAAGAGAACTTGGCGTTAAGGCAAAGACTGTAAAATGCAACGTTGCGGATTTTGATGAATGTAAGAAAATGATTGATGAAGTTATTGCAGAATTCGGAAGAATTGACGTACTTGTAAACAATGCGGGAATTACAAGGGACGGCCTTTTGATGAAGATGTCGGAAGATGACTTTGATTCGGTAATCAA
Proteins encoded:
- a CDS encoding putative bifunctional diguanylate cyclase/phosphodiesterase, which translates into the protein MDDFTGIVHNVFLELYTELNLESIELFQMNDEQYGHIVCALPEKKIQEQTINSLHGFLKGKTFKLPVFIRDRAAMYVAVVKDNMTDEDKIEFTEKILILQNVAAVGNFSDSIAASYKVMEDALDRVPVGVAVLDNESRRVLLLNSVAARSESVQSIMGKALKLYTDTGKQTLEDIYDNSSGLWYDVNFSGLKWINGEDVLVCTTIDVTQKIRNRQKIEYQANNDYLTGLFNRMKCERDLDEILKNMNPGEKGCVVFLDLDNFKQVNDGLGHQYGDVLLQEIAYSLQETDGIKNSCYRMGGDEFVIIVKPWYFDKITEIVDKISKRFNDIWHIMDVDYYCTMSMGIAVFPDQGKTVDELIKKADFAMYEAKKGGKNRFLWYTVEDEERKCADNGFRDSIKELVGDDCRDFDINYQPVFDKDGILYGAEALVRINSGSLGRLLPAEFLPTAEYLGIMNRIGHYVFAKAVKTLKKWNGTHPDLKMFINMAPTQLMMPKAAENIMNIIKQWEVNPGNIYCDISEKTEFLDEKMALATLEILNGHGINISLDDFGSGKMSLGFLKDSHASMIKFDNSLVKKSRTDDVEITILRSITEIADILDIDIAFVGIEDDNDNNIALENKADYLGGFYYGEALPEDEFETKWLK
- a CDS encoding methyltransferase, with amino-acid sequence MNIIELYNINNNIDVRTNLISLKDKLSKELSLTDLKQDINYNTEIFAKLLFDEDSKVRKNAALIIGMIDEPGLVKNLYESYEKENTLFVRSAYLRSLRKYDFSAYKDSLTERLNNLKKAEYEQSELKHIAEELQELKTMVGTKGEREAVSFRNPKEPVLIFLTCKKEMADILAEQVKEMTGLVTKKVFCGVALKTADIGKVSCIRTYKELLFPLNGLTAYDGADVIREIIKGDLFKLLDSMHDKKDAVYNFRVSGNIDAMKFGREIETASYGRLVNSVSDYDIELRFIQNKESKSACLLKLFTKKDNRFAYRKNHVATSLTPVNAAGIVKMSEKYLEKYAQVLDPFCGVGTLLIERNKLVRTRTMYGIDIFGEAIEGGRQNAVLAGVGINYICRNFFDFRHEYLFDEIITEMPRFDKGQADDFYRRFFDKAVEVLKEGGVIILVSEEMGIIKKYLRLNKKFRLINELPFNSKENINIYIIMKKRSE